In Legionella lytica, one genomic interval encodes:
- the nuoN gene encoding NADH-quinone oxidoreductase subunit NuoN, producing the protein MIALFENIHVALPEMVILATAGLALLADLFFRDKVRSVAFIISCIGLIAAAGVSFLYIGANKVLTLNSMFISDDVAHLMKFFIYLTVLLSFIYSRNYIDERQMPSGDYYVLGLFSTLGMMILVSAHSLLSIYLGLELMSLPLYAMTAIRRTDSDASEAAMKYFVMGAIASAMLLYGISLIYGATGKLDLLEVANAISANWQQQEALLAFALVFILAGVCFKLAAVPFHMWAPDVYQGAPTSVTLFISAAPKVAALGMAFRFLTISFVDIAAQWQQILLVVALLSTGLGNLFAVVQTSFKRLLSYSAISHIGYSLFGILAASSAGYSAALYYILVYALTSAAAFGLIVLMSSHGMEIDNVDDLKGLNKRNPWLAFMMLITMFSMAGVPPTVGFVTKLLVLKALVDVHMTWVAILGLIFAVVGAYYYIRIIKLMYFDKPLHTEPLIINKGNATVLSLNCLSLVYLGIFPGALVVSCINAFVN; encoded by the coding sequence ATGATCGCATTATTTGAAAATATTCATGTCGCGCTACCAGAGATGGTTATATTAGCCACAGCGGGCCTTGCATTGCTTGCTGACTTATTCTTTCGAGATAAAGTTCGTTCTGTAGCGTTTATCATTTCCTGCATCGGCTTAATTGCTGCCGCAGGAGTTAGTTTCCTATATATAGGTGCCAATAAAGTACTTACCTTAAATTCAATGTTTATTAGTGATGACGTTGCTCATTTAATGAAGTTCTTTATTTACCTCACCGTATTATTGAGCTTTATTTATTCGCGTAACTATATCGATGAGCGACAAATGCCTTCCGGTGATTATTACGTTCTAGGGTTATTTTCAACTTTAGGAATGATGATCTTAGTTTCTGCTCATTCGCTTTTGTCTATTTATCTTGGTTTAGAGTTAATGTCGCTGCCTCTTTATGCAATGACTGCGATTCGTCGTACCGATAGCGATGCATCTGAAGCTGCAATGAAGTATTTTGTTATGGGCGCAATTGCATCCGCAATGTTGCTCTATGGTATTTCGTTAATTTACGGTGCAACCGGTAAATTGGATCTATTAGAAGTAGCAAACGCAATTTCTGCCAACTGGCAACAGCAGGAAGCGTTATTAGCATTTGCACTAGTCTTTATTTTAGCTGGTGTTTGCTTCAAACTCGCTGCCGTCCCTTTTCACATGTGGGCTCCAGATGTGTATCAAGGTGCACCAACTTCAGTTACCTTATTTATTAGTGCGGCACCTAAGGTTGCTGCGTTGGGAATGGCGTTTCGCTTCTTAACAATTAGCTTTGTTGATATTGCGGCCCAATGGCAGCAAATCTTACTGGTGGTTGCTTTACTGTCTACTGGTTTAGGTAATCTGTTTGCAGTGGTACAAACAAGTTTCAAACGTCTGCTTTCTTATTCCGCGATATCACATATTGGTTATTCTTTGTTTGGTATTTTAGCCGCCAGCTCAGCGGGCTATTCAGCAGCACTCTATTACATTTTGGTTTATGCGTTAACTTCAGCTGCTGCATTTGGCTTAATTGTATTAATGTCTAGTCATGGAATGGAAATTGATAATGTTGACGATCTTAAAGGCCTAAATAAAAGAAACCCTTGGTTGGCTTTTATGATGCTAATCACTATGTTCTCAATGGCTGGTGTGCCACCAACAGTAGGTTTTGTTACTAAACTATTGGTATTAAAAGCGCTGGTTGATGTGCATATGACGTGGGTTGCAATTCTTGGTCTAATCTTTGCTGTAGTAGGTGCTTATTATTATATTCGTATCATAAAACTAATGTACTTTGATAAGCCTTTACATACTGAGCCATTAATTATCAATAAGGGAAATGCAACTGTATTATCATTGAATTGTTTGTCATTAGTGTATTTAGGTATTTTTCCTGGGGCATTAGTTGTTAGCTGTATTAACGCATTTGTTAATTAA
- the nuoH gene encoding NADH-quinone oxidoreductase subunit NuoH, whose protein sequence is MLHDISILIWVVLKILVIVVPLLLCVAYLIYAERKVIGYIQLRIGPNRVGVKGLLQPIADLIKLITKEIIIPTRSNKYLFIIAPLFALVPALAGWAVVPFQEGVVLANINAGVLFVFAMSSLGVYGVLIAGWASNSKYAMFGALRSTAQTVSYEIAMGFALVGVLLAANSMNLTEIVNSQKGGMLHWWFVPLLPLFLVFWIAGIAETNRAPFDLAEGESEIVAGFHVEYSGIGFALFFLSEYASMILISVMLSILFLGGWMSPFEGIPVLEDIFFVVPGFVWLLAKISFFLFVYLWVRATFPRYRYDQLMRLGWKVLIPVTIVWIIVTAVMVVAQVKPWF, encoded by the coding sequence ATGCTGCATGATATTAGCATATTAATTTGGGTTGTTCTGAAGATACTCGTAATTGTAGTCCCATTACTCTTATGTGTTGCATATTTAATTTATGCTGAGCGTAAAGTTATTGGCTACATTCAATTGCGTATTGGTCCTAACCGAGTTGGGGTGAAAGGCTTACTGCAGCCTATAGCTGACTTGATTAAATTGATCACGAAAGAAATTATTATTCCAACGCGATCAAATAAATATCTTTTCATTATCGCACCACTTTTTGCCTTGGTACCTGCTCTTGCTGGTTGGGCTGTGGTTCCTTTTCAGGAAGGAGTCGTTCTAGCAAACATTAATGCGGGGGTATTGTTCGTTTTTGCAATGAGCTCGCTTGGTGTTTATGGGGTTCTCATTGCGGGTTGGGCATCTAACTCTAAATATGCGATGTTTGGTGCATTAAGAAGCACCGCGCAAACCGTGTCGTATGAAATTGCCATGGGATTTGCCCTTGTCGGTGTTTTATTGGCGGCTAACAGCATGAACCTTACCGAGATTGTTAATTCACAGAAAGGTGGGATGCTTCATTGGTGGTTTGTGCCGTTGCTTCCATTATTTTTAGTGTTTTGGATTGCTGGTATTGCTGAAACGAATAGAGCACCTTTTGACCTTGCCGAAGGTGAGTCAGAAATTGTTGCGGGATTCCATGTAGAGTATTCAGGAATAGGGTTTGCGTTGTTCTTCTTATCAGAATACGCGAGCATGATTCTGATTTCGGTGATGTTGAGTATTTTGTTCTTAGGCGGTTGGATGTCTCCATTTGAAGGGATCCCTGTTTTAGAAGATATATTCTTCGTTGTTCCTGGCTTTGTGTGGTTACTCGCGAAAATCAGCTTTTTCCTCTTTGTTTATTTATGGGTAAGAGCGACGTTTCCACGGTATCGTTATGACCAACTTATGCGTTTAGGTTGGAAAGTACTCATCCCGGTTACCATTGTTTGGATTATAGTAACGGCCGTAATGGTAGTTGCTCAGGTTAAACCTTGGTTTTGA
- the rimP gene encoding ribosome maturation factor RimP, with protein sequence MIQDELEQLLAPTVNDMGYELWGCEYLSQGKHSLLRIYIDKAEGIGIEDCQDVSHQVSALLDVEDPIPGNYSLEVSSPGIPRPLFKGWQYQRYIGQPVQVKTFKPVCKKRKLLGTIISVSDNSVLLNIDGEEHELLFSNIVKAYLTV encoded by the coding sequence ATGATTCAAGACGAACTCGAACAACTTTTAGCTCCTACTGTAAATGATATGGGTTATGAACTTTGGGGATGTGAATATCTTTCCCAGGGTAAGCATTCCTTATTACGCATATACATAGATAAAGCAGAAGGGATTGGAATTGAAGACTGCCAAGATGTAAGCCACCAAGTGAGTGCCTTGCTCGATGTAGAAGATCCTATTCCTGGTAACTATAGTTTAGAAGTATCATCGCCGGGTATACCGAGACCTTTGTTTAAAGGTTGGCAATATCAACGATACATAGGTCAGCCTGTCCAGGTGAAAACATTTAAACCAGTTTGTAAGAAGCGCAAATTGCTAGGTACAATCATTTCAGTGTCTGACAATTCAGTTCTACTGAATATCGATGGCGAAGAGCATGAATTACTTTTTTCAAATATAGTAAAAGCATATTTGACAGTATAG
- the nuoK gene encoding NADH-quinone oxidoreductase subunit NuoK, whose product MIPVNNYLILGAILFGLGLVGMMINRKNIILLLICVELMLLAVNTNFIAFSHYFNEIGGQVFVFFILTVAAAEAAIGLAIVMLLYRNRGNIDVDKMNHLKG is encoded by the coding sequence ATGATACCGGTCAATAATTACCTGATATTAGGTGCGATTTTGTTTGGCTTAGGCCTTGTTGGAATGATGATAAATCGCAAAAATATCATTTTACTCCTTATCTGTGTTGAACTGATGTTACTTGCAGTAAACACGAATTTTATTGCGTTTTCTCATTATTTTAATGAGATTGGAGGACAGGTTTTTGTCTTTTTTATTTTGACCGTTGCTGCTGCTGAAGCTGCGATTGGTTTGGCCATAGTAATGTTGCTTTATAGAAATCGAGGCAACATCGACGTAGATAAGATGAATCATTTAAAAGGTTAA
- the nusA gene encoding transcription termination factor NusA: MSKELLLVAEALSNERGVSKDVIILAIQAALESATRKIFGLDIGVRIKLDPRTGEYETFRYWDVVEPEDFEFPEHQLTLEDARTRNPEVTVGGRIEESIPSIEFGRIEAQAARQVIMQKVREAERELVIDQFRSKLGQLIYGTVKKVTRDNIIIDLGGKAEAFLPRAEMLPHEMFRANDRVRAYLYEITPQARGPQLYVSRARNEMLIELFRIEVPEIGENVIEVKAAARDVGNRAKIAVKTNDGRIDPVGACVGMRGARVQAVSSELGGERVDIILWDDNPAQLVINAMAPADISSIVVDEDTHTMDLAVEKDQLSQAIGRNGQNVRLASQLTGWTLNVMTTDEFENKNLEESSKIVKLFTSALEIDEEIATLLVAHGFSSLEEVAYVPKEELLAIEEFDEEIVEELRNRANDNLLTMALSSGKGLAGTPDESLLNMEGMSEELANRLAERGITSMEDLAEQSVDELLEIEGMTEEKAGALIMKAREPWFL, from the coding sequence ATGAGCAAAGAATTGTTATTAGTTGCTGAGGCGTTATCAAACGAAAGAGGCGTAAGTAAAGACGTTATCATCCTTGCCATTCAGGCCGCATTGGAGTCTGCTACTCGAAAAATCTTTGGATTAGACATAGGTGTTAGAATTAAGCTGGATCCACGTACTGGTGAATATGAAACTTTTAGATATTGGGATGTAGTTGAACCTGAAGACTTTGAGTTTCCCGAGCATCAGTTAACATTAGAAGATGCACGAACACGTAATCCAGAAGTCACGGTGGGTGGACGCATCGAAGAGTCGATTCCATCTATTGAATTTGGACGGATTGAAGCGCAGGCAGCTCGCCAGGTTATTATGCAAAAAGTCAGAGAGGCTGAGCGTGAATTGGTAATAGACCAGTTTAGAAGCAAATTAGGTCAATTGATTTATGGTACGGTGAAAAAAGTAACTCGTGACAATATAATTATCGATTTAGGTGGTAAAGCAGAAGCGTTTTTACCACGCGCAGAAATGTTACCTCATGAAATGTTTCGTGCTAATGATAGAGTACGTGCATATTTATATGAAATTACGCCACAAGCACGTGGCCCACAGCTGTATGTTAGCCGTGCGCGTAATGAAATGTTAATCGAATTATTCCGCATTGAAGTTCCAGAAATTGGCGAAAATGTAATTGAAGTTAAAGCTGCGGCTCGTGATGTAGGGAATAGAGCAAAAATTGCAGTTAAGACGAATGATGGCCGTATTGATCCTGTTGGCGCATGCGTTGGTATGCGTGGTGCGAGAGTACAAGCCGTTTCTAGTGAGTTAGGTGGTGAGCGTGTTGATATCATTCTGTGGGATGATAATCCAGCTCAATTAGTGATTAATGCTATGGCCCCTGCGGATATTTCTTCAATTGTTGTTGATGAAGATACCCACACTATGGACTTAGCGGTAGAAAAAGATCAGTTATCTCAAGCAATTGGTCGAAATGGCCAAAACGTTCGTTTAGCTAGTCAATTAACTGGTTGGACTTTGAACGTGATGACTACAGACGAATTCGAAAATAAGAATTTGGAAGAGTCGAGCAAGATCGTAAAATTATTTACTTCTGCGCTGGAAATAGATGAGGAAATTGCTACATTACTAGTAGCACATGGTTTCTCATCTCTTGAAGAAGTTGCTTATGTACCTAAAGAAGAGCTTTTAGCAATTGAAGAGTTCGACGAGGAAATCGTTGAAGAGCTAAGAAATAGAGCAAATGATAATTTGCTGACTATGGCGCTTTCTTCTGGTAAGGGATTGGCTGGCACTCCAGATGAATCTTTATTAAATATGGAAGGTATGTCTGAAGAGCTTGCTAACAGATTAGCAGAGCGAGGAATTACATCTATGGAAGATTTGGCAGAACAATCTGTAGATGAATTATTAGAAATTGAAGGGATGACTGAAGAAAAAGCTGGCGCTTTAATTATGAAAGCCAGAGAGCCATGGTTTTTATAA
- a CDS encoding complex I subunit 4 family protein: MHYLLNLLVWLPILGGVFVLLAGDDRNPNNARYLALFTVVLCLLLCVPLVGGFDTKALGMQYLEEYPWIPSLGISYSLGIDGLSLLLIILSIFTNLVVILATWESITSRVSQYLAAFLIMQGLLVGVFSALDSILFYIFWEATLIPMYLIIGIWGSDNRVYAAIKFFLYTFFGSVLMLGSFLYMGYIAGTFSIEAFYAIKLSMTAQTLIFIAFFLGFAIKIPMFPVHTWLPDAHTEAPAGGSIVLAAILLKLGAYGFIRFSLPIVPDACNQYAGVMVALSLIAVVYIALVAIVQKDMKRLIAYSSISHMGFVTLGCFAIFSIAKQTGLSNAGLILEGAIVVMISHAFVSSGMFAGVGFIYDRMHTRRLVDFGGIVNTMPIFASLFMLFCMANAGLPGTSGFVGEFMVIVGSMKAGFWITFWAATTLMTAAAYNLWMYKRVIFGKVANEKVAELKDLSVYELSAYLLLALMVIAMGVYPKPMLEYVHQTVSHTLALASQTKL, encoded by the coding sequence ATGCATTATTTGCTCAATTTGCTAGTTTGGTTGCCAATATTAGGCGGTGTTTTTGTTCTTCTCGCAGGAGATGATCGTAACCCTAACAATGCACGCTATTTGGCTTTATTCACAGTAGTGCTTTGCCTACTACTTTGTGTGCCTTTAGTTGGTGGCTTTGATACTAAAGCCTTAGGGATGCAATATTTAGAAGAGTATCCTTGGATACCTTCTCTAGGTATTAGCTACAGCCTTGGTATTGATGGTTTGTCATTATTACTAATTATATTAAGTATCTTCACTAATTTGGTGGTGATTCTTGCTACTTGGGAAAGTATTACGAGCAGAGTATCGCAGTATTTAGCTGCATTTTTGATCATGCAGGGCTTGTTAGTTGGAGTATTCTCTGCATTAGATTCAATTCTGTTTTATATATTCTGGGAAGCGACATTGATTCCTATGTACCTCATTATAGGTATTTGGGGTTCAGATAATCGTGTGTATGCTGCGATTAAATTCTTCCTCTATACCTTCTTTGGTTCAGTATTGATGCTCGGTAGTTTCTTATACATGGGATATATTGCTGGAACCTTTAGTATAGAAGCATTTTACGCAATTAAACTGAGCATGACTGCACAAACTTTGATTTTCATTGCCTTCTTCCTTGGTTTTGCGATTAAAATTCCGATGTTCCCGGTCCATACTTGGTTGCCAGATGCGCATACCGAAGCGCCAGCGGGTGGGTCTATCGTTTTAGCTGCAATCTTGTTGAAGCTCGGAGCGTACGGATTTATTCGTTTCTCTTTACCGATCGTACCTGACGCATGTAATCAATATGCAGGTGTGATGGTTGCCTTATCCCTAATTGCTGTGGTGTACATTGCCTTAGTTGCAATTGTGCAAAAGGATATGAAGCGTTTAATTGCTTACTCATCAATTTCACATATGGGTTTTGTAACCTTAGGCTGTTTTGCAATTTTTAGTATTGCCAAACAAACTGGTTTAAGTAATGCCGGACTTATTTTAGAAGGTGCGATTGTAGTAATGATTTCGCATGCTTTCGTTTCCAGCGGAATGTTTGCTGGGGTAGGTTTTATTTATGACCGCATGCATACTCGTCGCTTAGTTGACTTTGGTGGTATTGTGAATACCATGCCAATATTTGCTTCATTATTTATGCTGTTTTGTATGGCTAATGCAGGTTTACCAGGAACTTCAGGCTTTGTTGGCGAATTTATGGTAATTGTTGGTTCGATGAAAGCAGGATTCTGGATTACTTTCTGGGCAGCAACTACGTTAATGACCGCCGCTGCATACAATCTTTGGATGTATAAGCGCGTTATTTTTGGCAAGGTTGCTAATGAAAAGGTTGCGGAATTAAAAGACTTATCAGTTTATGAGTTGAGTGCATACCTGTTATTAGCTCTGATGGTTATTGCTATGGGGGTGTATCCTAAGCCGATGCTTGAATACGTACACCAGACAGTAAGTCATACTCTGGCGCTAGCCAGCCAAACAAAATTGTAA
- a CDS encoding NADH-quinone oxidoreductase subunit J yields MHDLLIQAIFYVFAALTVGSALLAVTQSNPVRCVLFLVFTFFTSSVLWILAEAEFLALILVLVYVGAVMTLFLFVVMMLNIDVESVKGQLKRYLPFGLIIVALFIALLMKAIPEGSLKSNVETKPVVASSTLQSGEASQQKPEPILVEASNTEALGMVLYTDYFLAFELAAVLLLVAIVSAITLVHRGARYSKRQDVKQQIMTRRSDRVELVTMKTEK; encoded by the coding sequence ATGCATGACTTATTAATTCAAGCTATTTTTTATGTTTTTGCAGCCTTAACGGTTGGTTCTGCATTACTGGCGGTTACTCAAAGTAACCCTGTTCGTTGCGTTCTGTTTCTCGTATTCACTTTCTTTACGAGTTCAGTTTTGTGGATATTGGCAGAGGCTGAGTTTTTAGCCTTAATTCTAGTACTGGTTTATGTCGGCGCGGTAATGACCTTATTCTTGTTCGTGGTCATGATGCTTAACATTGATGTTGAATCGGTAAAAGGTCAATTAAAACGTTATCTTCCGTTTGGCTTAATTATCGTTGCATTATTCATTGCATTGTTAATGAAAGCTATTCCAGAAGGTTCACTTAAGAGCAATGTTGAGACTAAGCCCGTAGTTGCATCTTCGACGCTTCAGTCAGGTGAGGCATCTCAGCAAAAACCTGAGCCAATTTTAGTTGAGGCTTCAAACACTGAAGCATTAGGTATGGTTCTTTATACTGATTATTTCCTGGCTTTTGAGCTTGCAGCAGTACTCTTATTAGTTGCGATTGTTTCTGCAATTACTTTAGTACATCGTGGTGCAAGATATTCGAAGAGACAAGATGTTAAGCAGCAGATTATGACTCGTAGAAGTGATCGAGTTGAATTAGTTACTATGAAGACAGAAAAATAA
- the nuoL gene encoding NADH-quinone oxidoreductase subunit L, whose amino-acid sequence MSIQQLCLIIVLAPLAGSVIAGFFRNQIGRVGAHSVTILGVSVSLIASLYVACQIFSGAMPSENTILYNWATGGALIPYEFNLGFLVDPLTAVMLVTVNFVSLLVHIYSIGYMSDDDGYQRFFSYISLFTFMMLMLVTSNNFLQLFFGWEGVGLVSYLLIGFWYQKESAIEGSLKAFLVNRVGDFGFLIGIALVFAYTGSLDYAKVFQSANYLASQNIELFSGHSWSVMTVTCLALYVGAMGKSAQVPLHVWLPESMEGPTPISALIHAATMVTAGVFMLARISPLLELSTTALSVVLVIGATGALFTGILALVMNDIKRVVAYSTLSQLGYMMVGIGASAYSAGMFHLITHACFKALLFLGAGSVIIGMHHEQDMRKMGGLWSKMPITYVTYIIGTLALCAIPPFAGFYSKDTIIEAAQLSQIPGSSYAYFCVVVGAMVTAIYSFRSLFMTFHGKPRMDQHTLDHVHESPWVVWLPLVILAIPSVVLGYVLYMPMLFDKPTLLGSSLFVLPDHNVMAELAHEVTSPFASMIHSVSSLTFWITLAGIIIAWVCYIAVPSIPGYLARHLKLVYKLLMNKYGFDAFNNLVFVKGTKGLGNTFYSVGDQGLIDGMVVNGSSRLIRWFSSKGRTIQSGYLNHYATVMVLGLLGFLCWLILG is encoded by the coding sequence GTGAGTATACAACAACTTTGTTTGATAATTGTTTTAGCTCCTCTTGCAGGCTCGGTTATCGCTGGGTTCTTTCGGAACCAAATAGGACGCGTTGGGGCACACTCAGTTACAATTCTGGGTGTTAGCGTTTCTTTGATTGCGTCACTGTACGTTGCGTGTCAGATTTTCTCGGGCGCGATGCCTTCAGAAAACACCATCCTATATAATTGGGCGACTGGTGGTGCATTAATTCCTTATGAGTTTAATCTAGGGTTCTTAGTTGATCCATTAACTGCAGTCATGCTGGTAACGGTAAATTTTGTATCTTTATTAGTACATATTTATAGTATTGGCTACATGTCGGATGATGATGGTTATCAACGTTTCTTTAGCTATATTTCACTCTTTACCTTCATGATGTTGATGCTGGTTACTTCAAATAACTTTTTACAGTTATTCTTCGGTTGGGAAGGGGTTGGCTTAGTTTCTTATCTACTTATCGGTTTCTGGTATCAAAAGGAATCGGCAATTGAAGGAAGCCTGAAAGCATTCCTAGTCAACCGTGTAGGGGATTTTGGTTTTCTTATCGGGATTGCTTTAGTTTTTGCTTACACTGGAAGTCTTGATTATGCAAAAGTATTCCAAAGCGCAAATTACTTAGCGAGTCAAAATATTGAGTTATTCAGTGGCCATTCTTGGTCAGTAATGACCGTTACTTGTTTAGCTTTATATGTTGGTGCTATGGGTAAATCAGCTCAGGTGCCTTTACATGTGTGGCTCCCAGAGTCAATGGAAGGTCCTACACCAATTTCTGCGTTAATCCATGCGGCGACAATGGTCACCGCAGGGGTATTTATGTTGGCACGTATTTCACCATTACTTGAATTATCAACAACTGCCTTGTCTGTTGTATTAGTAATTGGTGCGACAGGTGCGCTCTTCACTGGTATTCTTGCTTTAGTAATGAATGACATTAAGCGTGTAGTGGCATACTCTACTTTATCCCAGTTGGGATATATGATGGTAGGTATTGGTGCCTCTGCATACAGTGCAGGAATGTTCCACTTGATAACACATGCTTGCTTTAAGGCCCTGTTATTCTTGGGTGCGGGTTCTGTAATTATCGGAATGCATCATGAGCAAGATATGCGAAAAATGGGTGGATTGTGGAGCAAAATGCCTATTACCTATGTTACTTACATAATTGGAACTTTAGCATTATGTGCTATTCCTCCTTTTGCTGGTTTCTATTCCAAAGATACCATTATTGAGGCAGCACAACTTTCACAAATTCCGGGCAGTAGTTATGCTTATTTCTGTGTGGTTGTCGGTGCAATGGTCACTGCAATTTATAGCTTTAGATCACTCTTTATGACCTTCCATGGTAAACCACGTATGGATCAACATACCTTAGATCACGTACATGAGTCTCCATGGGTTGTATGGTTACCTTTAGTAATCTTGGCGATTCCCTCAGTAGTTTTAGGCTATGTGTTGTACATGCCTATGTTATTTGATAAGCCAACTTTATTAGGATCATCATTATTTGTGCTTCCTGATCATAATGTTATGGCTGAACTGGCTCATGAAGTAACATCTCCTTTTGCAAGTATGATTCATTCAGTTTCATCACTTACTTTCTGGATTACATTAGCAGGTATTATTATTGCCTGGGTTTGTTATATTGCTGTTCCATCTATTCCTGGTTACCTGGCTCGTCATTTGAAACTTGTTTATAAGCTCCTTATGAATAAGTATGGATTTGATGCCTTTAATAACCTGGTCTTTGTAAAAGGTACCAAAGGTCTTGGCAATACTTTTTATAGCGTTGGAGACCAAGGGTTAATTGATGGAATGGTAGTTAATGGTAGTAGTCGACTGATTAGATGGTTTTCCAGTAAAGGTCGAACCATACAAAGTGGCTATTTAAATCACTATGCAACAGTTATGGTTCTTGGATTGCTCGGATTCTTGTGCTGGTTGATACTAGGCTGA
- the nuoI gene encoding NADH-quinone oxidoreductase subunit NuoI, whose protein sequence is MKKVYQNIKYYLRSFLLIELLAGLKLTVRYFFKKKITVQFPEEQTPISPRFRGLLALRRYPNGEERCIACKLCEAVCPALAITIESEPRDDGSRRTTRYDIDVFKCINCGLCEESCPVDSIVVTPIQHYHVSERGQNIMTKEKLLALGDLMEPKLAADRAADEKYR, encoded by the coding sequence ATGAAAAAAGTATATCAAAATATTAAGTATTACCTCCGAAGTTTTCTATTAATAGAGCTATTGGCGGGTTTAAAGCTGACTGTAAGGTATTTCTTTAAGAAAAAAATAACCGTGCAGTTCCCTGAGGAACAAACGCCAATTTCTCCTCGCTTTAGGGGTTTATTAGCGCTTCGCCGCTATCCTAACGGGGAAGAGCGTTGCATCGCATGTAAATTATGTGAAGCGGTATGTCCTGCATTGGCAATCACCATTGAGTCCGAGCCACGTGATGACGGTTCACGTCGCACGACTCGCTATGACATTGATGTATTTAAGTGCATTAACTGTGGTTTATGTGAAGAGTCCTGTCCAGTTGATTCCATCGTTGTTACTCCGATACAGCATTATCATGTGAGTGAGCGCGGCCAGAATATCATGACCAAAGAAAAACTTTTGGCTCTGGGTGATTTAATGGAACCAAAACTTGCAGCAGATCGAGCTGCTGACGAAAAGTACCGATAA